From one Leptidea sinapis chromosome 22, ilLepSina1.1, whole genome shotgun sequence genomic stretch:
- the LOC126970847 gene encoding intraflagellar transport protein 57 homolog, which translates to MDLNIMDKLRILGIDVELRPQIKMKPMCRYYFVTSTNPGEQFFVFASIAAWLIRKTGKNFDQPNEEDDPNTIIAMIVDILREKDIAVDFSSHKLKQGYGDEVCYILNVLADEALKFDNFEWQKPIVDIRDTEESVEDTDQIIDETEITLDKVEDEMAIYSEESEGEQYNENDEKDSSLVNKIHDWEAWKLELERVAPALRLKISADGRDWRARHSQMKSYRDELLERFKTTGSQLNKVHSNISSTMDKINARENILNEQFQSKVREYGTLLDELNKVTNEYKEVSVGVTERQEMLNELTLKVENIKQRTESKGSSMNDNAPLITAKKAVETLKKDIQELDFQIVILLWMLISRENPKSNSFYTNAESKMITNELY; encoded by the coding sequence ATGGACCTTAACATCATGGATAAATTACGAATACTAGGAATAGATGTAGAATTGCGGCCACAAATAAAGATGAAGCCGATGTGTAGATACTATTTTGTAACATCGACCAACCCCGGTGAACAATTCTTTGTTTTCGCCTCAATAGCTGCATGGCTTATTAGAAAAACTGGCAAAAATTTTGATCAGCCAAACGAAGAGGATGATCCAAACACAATTATTGCAATGATTGTGGATATATTGAGGGAAAAAGATATTGCAGTAGACTTTTCTTCACATAAGTTAAAACAAGGCTATGGAGACGAAgtctgttatattttaaatgttttagcGGACGAAGCATTGaaatttgataattttgaaTGGCAGAAACCAATTGTAGACATACGTGATACGGAAGAATCTGTAGAAGACACCGACCAGATAATAGATGAAACTGAAATAACACTGGATAAAGTTGAAGACGAAATGGCTATTTATTCCGAAGAATCGGAAGGAGAGCAATACAATGAGAATGATGAAAAGGATTCTAGTCTAGTAAATAAGATTCATGATTGGGAGGCGTGGAAATTGGAACTAGAGAGGGTTGCTCCAGcattaagattaaaaataagtGCAGATGGCCGTGATTGGCGTGCTAGACATAGCCAAATGAAGTCTTACAGAGACGAACTACTTGAAAGATTTAAAACAACTGGATCGCAATTGAATAAAGTCCACAGTAATATCAGTTCTACAATGGATAAGATTAACGCTAGAGAGAATATACTGAATGAACAGTTTCAGTCAAAAGTACGAGAATATGGAACTTTACTAGACGAATTAAATAAAGTCACAAATGAGTATAAAGAGGTGAGTGTTGGTGTTACCGAGAGACAGGAAATGTTAAATGAACTCACTTTGAAAGTTGAGAATATAAAACAACGAACTGAATCGAAAGGATCTTCGATGAACGATAATGCCCCATTAATAACAGCTAAGAAAGCAGTGGAAACGTTGAAGAAGGATATTCAAGAGCTTGATTTTCAAATTGTCATACTTCTATGGATGTTAATATCACGAGAGAATCCGAAAAGTAACAGCTTTTACACGAATGCAGAGTCTAAAATGATAACTAACGAACTTTACTAA